The Stenotrophomonas sp. BIO128-Bstrain region ATGTCATCGCCGGTGTAGGCGCGGAACGCCGGGCCGTGCATGGCATCGGCCACCTGCTGGGCGAAGTCCGGCGCGTCACCGTGGACGGTGATCGCGGTCGGCAGGCCCTGGGTGACTTCCTTGGCGAACGACGGGCCGGTCACCACCGCCAGCGGCACGTCCGGCCCGAGGACCTCACGCGCCACTTCGTGCAGGAACCGACCGGAGCCGGGTTCGAAGCCCTTGGTCGCCCACGCCACGCCGGCATCAGCCGGGCGCAGCGGCGCCAGTGCACGCACGGTTTCACCGAAGGCGTGCGACGGCACCACCACCAGGATCCAGGCGGCGTCCTTGACGGCAGCGGCCAGGTCGGTGGTCGCGCGCAGCGACTCGGGCAGCGGAATGCCCGGCAGATAACGGGTGTTCTCGTGGCGCTGGTCGATGGCCTCGACCATCGCCGCATCGCGCCCCCACAGCACGGTCGGGTGACCGTGCCGCGCGAGCAGGCTGGCCAGGGCCGTGCCCCAGGAGCCGGCGCCGAGAACCGCGATTTTGTCTGCGTGCTTGCTCATCCGTACGACTGCAGCGCCGATCAGGCGTTGCCGGCCGGCTCGGAATCGGCGAGCGAGGTCTCGCCCTGTTCCTGGCGCTGGCGCAGGGTTTCGGCGTAGAGGCCTTCGAAGTTGATCGGCTGCAGGAAGAACGGCGGGAAGCCACCGGCCTGGATCAGCTCGCTCACCAGCGAACGCACGTACGGGAACAGGATGTTCGGGCACTGGGTGCCGAGCAGCACGTCGATCGACTGCGGGTCCAGGCCCACCAGGCCGAACACGCCGGCCTGCTGCACTTCGGCCACATAGGCGGTCTTCTCGCCGGCCTTGCAGGTCAGGGTCACGGCCAGCACGACTTCGAAGGCGCTCTCGCCCAGGCGCTGCACGCGCTGGTTCAGGTTGAGCTGCAGTTCCGGCTGCACGGCGTCATTGAAGACGGCCGGAGCGTTCGGCGATTCGAACGAAACGTCCTTGACGTAGATCTTCTCGACGGTGAACGAGGGACCGGTGGCGGCGTCGACCGGCGCGACGGCGCCGTTGGTGTTCTCTTCGGACATTTCCTGTTGCTCCAAAAATGAATGCTGTAAAAACGGATTGTTACATGCCCTGCGATGGGGGCGCTGTGCGCCGCGTACAAGGCGTGCGCTGCAATCCGACGGGGATCAGTTGCGGCCCTTGACCAGCGGCAGCTCGGCCTGCTGCCACGCCGGGATGCCGCCATCGAGCACGTTGACCTGGGTGAAACCAGCCTTCTTCAAGGCCTTGGCGGCCGTCTCGGAGGCGTTGCCGCTGCGGCAGACCAGAACGACCGGGCTCTGCTGGGCCTTGGCGACCAGCTTGTGCTC contains the following coding sequences:
- a CDS encoding NAD(P)H-dependent glycerol-3-phosphate dehydrogenase; protein product: MSKHADKIAVLGAGSWGTALASLLARHGHPTVLWGRDAAMVEAIDQRHENTRYLPGIPLPESLRATTDLAAAVKDAAWILVVVPSHAFGETVRALAPLRPADAGVAWATKGFEPGSGRFLHEVAREVLGPDVPLAVVTGPSFAKEVTQGLPTAITVHGDAPDFAQQVADAMHGPAFRAYTGDDMVGAELGGAMKNVLAVATGVADGMQLGLNARAGLITRGLNEMLRLAAAIGAKPETLMGLAGLGDLVLTCTGDLSRNRRLGLALGRGQTLQDAVREIGQVVESVQTADEVMRQARRHGIDLPISDGVRAVLHGEQTPEEGLRALLAREQKPEYPDTLFK
- the secB gene encoding protein-export chaperone SecB, translated to MSEENTNGAVAPVDAATGPSFTVEKIYVKDVSFESPNAPAVFNDAVQPELQLNLNQRVQRLGESAFEVVLAVTLTCKAGEKTAYVAEVQQAGVFGLVGLDPQSIDVLLGTQCPNILFPYVRSLVSELIQAGGFPPFFLQPINFEGLYAETLRQRQEQGETSLADSEPAGNA